From the genome of Pseudomonas putida:
CCATCCGCCACGATATCCACGCCCACCCCGAACTCGGCTTCGAGGAAAGCCGCACCTCGGCCCTGGTCGCTCGCCTGCTCGAGGAGTGGGGCTATGAAGTCCATACCGGTATCGGCAAGACCGGCGTGGTCGGCGTGCTGCGCAATGGCAGCAGCACGCGCAAACTGGGGCTGCGTGCCGACATGGACGCGCTGCCCATCCATGAAGCCACCGGCGCCGCCTACAGCAGCCAGCACCACGGCTGCATGCACGCCTGCGGCCATGACGGCCACACCACCATGCTGCTCGGCGCGGCGCGTTACCTGGCCGCCACCCGGCAGTTCGACGGCACCCTGACGTTGATCTTCCAACCGGCCGAGGAGGGCCAGGGCGGCGCCGAGGCGATGCTTGCCGATGGGCTGCTGGAGCGCTTCCCCTGCGATGCGCTGTTCGGCATGCACAACATGCCGGGGCTGCCTGCGGGCCATCTTGGCTTTCGTGAAGGGCCGATGATGGCGTCCCAGGACCTGCTCACCGTGACCCTCGACGGCGTCGGTGGCCATGGTTCGATGCCGCACCTGACGGTCGATCCGCTGGTGGCCGCGGCCAGTGTGGTCATGGCGTTGCAAACCGTGGTGGCGCGCAACATCGATGCCCAGGAAGCGGCGGTGGTGACCGTTGGCGCCTTGCAGGCAGGGGAGGCGGCCAACGTCATCCCACAGCAGGCGCTGCTGCGCCTGAGCTTGCGGGCACTGGACGCCCAGGTCCGGGCGCAGACCCTGGAACGGGTACGGGCGATCATCACGGCCCAGGCCGAGAGCTTCGGCTGCACCGCCAGTATCGAGCATCGCCCAGCCTATCCGGTGCTGGTCAACCACGCCGCAGAAAACGCCTTCGCCCACAAGGTCGGCCTGGCGTTGCTTGGGCCGGACGCAGTGGATGGCAACACCCGCAAGCTGATGGGCAGCGAGGACTTCGCCTGGATGCTCCAGCGTTGCCCGGGCGCCTATCTGTTCATCGGCAATGGCGTGCAGCGGCCGATGGTGCACAACCCCGCCTACGACTTCAACGACGACATCCTGCTCACCGGCGCCGCTTATTGGGGCGCGTTGACCGAGAGCTGGCTCGAGCCGGCCTGATTCCCTGCATTGACGACTGCCGCTGGAAACCTGGGCGCAATCGCGCCTGGGCGATCACTTGAACGTTTCTGGCCAACAGATGGATGGAGTGTTCCGCATGCAGATTTCCAATACAGGCGCGTCGCGTACCCGGCAAGTGGTCGCGGCGGTCATCGGTAACGCGCTGGAGTGGTATGACTTCATCGTGTACGGCTTCCTGGCGAGCATCATCGCCCGCCAGTTCTTTCCTTCGGACGACGCCTACGCCTCGCTGCTGATGGCCCTGGCCACGTTCGGCGTTGGCTTCTTCATGCGCCCGGTGGGCGGGGTGCTGCTGGGCATGTACTCAGATCGCAAGGGACGCAAGGCGGCGATGCAGTTGATCATCCGCTTGATGACGCTGTCGATCGCCATGATCGCCTTCGCGCCCAGCTACCTGGCGATCGGCATGGGGGCGCCCCTGCTGATCGTGGTGGCGCGCATGCTCCAAGGCTTCGCCACCGGCGGTGAATATGCCAGCGCCACGGCCTTTCTGGTGGAAAGCGCCCCGGCGCACCGCAAGGGCCTGTATGGCTCGTGGCAGCTGGTGGGCCAGTGCCTGGCAGTGTTCAGCGGCGCGGCGATGGTCGCACTGGTGACCCATTTGTGCAGCCCGGAGGCGCTGGCCAGCTGGGGTTGGCGCGTGCCGTTCGTGCTCGGCCTGCTGATCGGCCCGGTGGGGCTGTGGATCCGCAAGTACATGGAAGAGCCCGAGGAATTCCTCGAAGCGCGCCAGCAGGCCAAGGGCAAGGCGCCGGGGTTGCTGCAGGTGCTGCGCGAGCATCGGCGCAGCCTGTTGGTGTCGATGGGGCTGGCCTGCGGGGCGACGGTGTCGTTCTACGTGGTGCTGGTGAACATGCCGACCTTCGCCCACAACAACCTAGGCCTGCCGCTGGACCAGGTGCTGCTGGTGCAGATGCTCGCCGTCGGGCTGATGACCGTGATCATTCCCCTGGCTGGTGCACTGTCCGACCGACTTGGCCGGCGGCCCGTGCTGATGGCGTTCACCCTGGCGTTCTTCGTCATGGTCTACCCGCTCTATGTGTGGGTGGCCTCGGCGCCGTCGATCGAGCGCCTGCTGGTGATGCAACTGCTGCTGTGCACCGCCATCGGCGGATTCTTCGGCCCGGCGCCGACCGCCCTGGCCGAGCAGTTTCCGGTGGAGGTGCGCTCGACCGGCGTATCGGTGGCCTATAACGTGGCAGTGATGGTCTTCGGCGGCTTCGCCCCGCTGATCGTCACTTGGCTGAGCAAGGTCCTCGAAACCCCCGTCGCACCGTCGTTCTACGTATTGTTCGCTTGCCTGCTGACGCTGCTCGGCACCTACTGCCTGAAAGAAGCACCGCGTGCGGGCAAGGCCGTTGCCTTCAACCTTGGAGTGAAACCGTGAAAGCGTTAGCCATCGACCCCATCGTCGCCCTCGATGCCGAGGCCCTGTCCCTGGCAATCCATGCCCGGCAGGTTTCGTGCCGGGAGGTGATGCAGGCCTACCTGGGTCACATCGAGCGCTACAACCCGCAGGTCAATGCACTGGTGTCGCTGCGTGACGGCGAGGCGCTGCTGGCCGAGGCCGACGCCTGCGACCGGGAGTTGGCGGCCGGGCGTTCGCGGGGCTGGATGCATGGCATGCCCCAGGCCATCAAGGATCTGGCTGCCACCGCAGGGCTGCGCACCACGCTCGGATCTCCGCTGTTCGCCGAACACGTGCCGACGGTGGATGCGATCAGCGTGGCGCGGGTTCGGGCCAGTGGCGCGATCATCGTCGGCAAGAGCAACGTGCCGGAGTTCGGCCTGGGCTCGCAGAGCTACAACACGCTGTTCGGCACCACCACCAACGCCTACGATGCCAGCCGAGTGGCCGGAGGCAGCAGTGGCGGCGCGGCGGCAGCCCTGGCCATGCGCCTGCTACCGGTGGCCGATGGCAGCGACATGATGGGATCGCTGCGCAACCCGGCGGCGTTCAACAACGTCTTCGGCCTGCGCCCCTCGCAGGGGCGCGTGCCGTATGGCCCGACAGCGGAACTGTTCGTCCAGCAGTTGGCCACTGAAGGGCCGATGGGGCGCAGCGTCCAGGACGTGGCGCGGCTGTTGACGGTGCAAGCGGGTTTCGACGCACGCGCGCCACTGTCGCAAGGCCACGGGCCGAGGGATTTCGCCGCTGATCTGGCGCGCGACTTCAAAGGGGTGCGAATCGGCTGGCTGGGCGACTACGACGGCTACCTGCCGATGGACGAGGGGGTGATGGGCCTGTGCGAAGCCGCCCTGGCGGACTTTGCCGAGCTTGGCTGCAGCGTCGAGGCTTGCCAGCCCGGTTACGACCTGGCCCGCTTGTGGCAATGCTGGCTCACCCATCGCCACTTCCTGGTGCACGGCAACCTGGCTGCGGCCTATGCCGATCCCGGTAAGCGGGCGCTGCTCAAGCCGCAGGCGCAGTGGGAAGTGGAAGGCGGTTTGCACTTGAGTGCGGCAGACCTCTATCAGGCTTCGCTGGACCGCAGCGCGTGGTACCAGTCGCTGAGTCGGCTGTTCGAACGTTACGATTTCCTGCTGTTGCCGTCGGCCCAGGTGTTCCCTTTCGACGCAGCCGAGCCATGGCCGAAGGCGGTCGGTGGCCAGGCGATGGACACCTATCACCGCTGGATGGAAGTGGTCATTGGTCCGACCCTCGCCGGTTTGCCGAGCATGAGCGTGCCGGTCGGTTTCAACGCCGAGGGGCTGCCGATGGGGCTGCAGATCATTGGCCCGGCGCAGGCCGACCATGCTGTGCTGCAGTTGGCCCATGCCCATGAACAACTCACCCGCTGGGTCGAGCGTTGTCCGCCAGCGAGCCTGCAATCGCGTTGATTGCCCTGGCCAGGCCCGTATCTTGCTGGGCATGATGACCATCCACGCATGCCAGGGAGGTCAACATATGGGCACTACCAGCAGGGTAACGGCTGGCAGTAGGGTAACGGCTGGGCAAAGCGGCGGTGTTCGTTCGGTGGAGCGGGCGCTGGCTATCGTCGAGCTACTCGGCGAGCATCAGGCGCTGGGGTTGGAGGAACTGCATTACCTCACGACCCTGCCCAAGGCGACGGTGTCGCGCATGCTCGCTACCTTGCAGGAGCAGGGCTGGGTCTACCGCGGCTTGAGCGACCGGCGCTACCGCTTGTGCGCAAGGCGCCTGTTCGGCGATAGCCAGCAGCGCTTCAAGCGTCAGTTCGTCGAGCGTGCGGCGCCATGGCTGCTGGAGCTTAGCGAGCACACTGGGTTGGTGGTCGACTTGTCGTGCTTCGACGGCGAGCGGCTCGAGGTGATGGAAAGTTCGATTCCCCAAGTGCTGCGCAAGCGCTACCCGAGCAACTGCCAGATCGTCGGGCATCATGCCAGCCTGTTCCATTCGGCCATGGGTCGTGCCTGCCTGAAGGAGTTGGCCGTGGACGAGGTACAGCGCCTCGCCGTGCAGGAGCGCCAGGCCGGCGAATCGATACTGCGTGACATCGAGGAGGACGGCCACAAGGGCTTCGGGCAGCGCACCGAGGGGCACTGGGAATATCCGGTGCGCTTGCCGTTCCTTATCCGCGCGATTGCCTTGCCGGTGCGGGTGCAAGGGCGGTTGGCCGGGAGCATCGCCTTGCACTGGCCGCTGGACCAGGCGCCCGTAGAGCGGGTATTGGGCCTGCACCTGGGTAGCTTGGAGGCGACGGTGGGGCAGGTGCAGCATGCCCTGGTCAGCTAGGGTGCCTGTACCGGCCCTTTCGCGGCGGTTCGGCGCTCCGGCAAGCCCGCGAAGGTCCGAACAGACCACAACCCACTTGCATCCAAGCGGCATCACCCGCTATCCCTACTGTTTAGTCCCGACAAAAAGGCCGCCCCAATGCTGGTCGTCGAACACCTGCACAAGTCGTTCCCCACTGCCCAAGGCCCGCTGGAGGTCCTGCGCGGGGTAAACCTGACCCTGGCTGCAGGCACTAGCCTGGCGCTGATGGGCGAGTCGGGCAGTGGCAAGAGCACCTTGTTGCACCTGCTGGGCGGTCTCGACCGCCCTGACAGCGGCCAGATCCTGATCGACGGCCAGCCCCTCGACAGCCACGCCGAACCCGCCCTGGCCCGTTGGCGCCGCGAGGGTATCGGCCTGGTGTTCCAGCAGTACAACCTGATCAGTAGCCTGGACGTGGCGGCCAACCTTGCGTTCCAGGCACGCCTGGCCGGGCGCCACGACCCTGCATGGGTGAATCACCTGGCCCAGCGCCTGGGCTTGGCAGCCCTGCTGCAACGCTATCCGGAGCAACTGTCAGGCGGCCAACAGCAGCGCGTCGCTATTGGCCGTGCCCTGGCAAGCAAACCCGCGCTGCTGTTGGCTGACGAACCCACAGGCAGCCTCGACGAAGCCAGCAGTGATGTGGTATTGGCCCTGCTGCTGCAGTTGGTCGACGAAGCCGGCAGCAGCCTGTTGATGGTGACCCACAGTCAGCGCCTGGCGGCCCGGCTGGAGCATCGCTGTGTGTTGCACAAAGGACGGGTGCAGGGCTGATGAGCACCTTGCGCATGACCTTGCAGGCCTTGAGCAGCCACTGGTGGCGCCATCGCCTGCAATGCCTCGGCATCTTTACCGGTCTGTGGCTGGCCACTGCATTGTGGACCGGCGTCCAGGCACTCAATAGCCAGGCGCGCAGCGACTATGCCCAGGCCCGGGCGGTCCTGGCCGGGCCTGAGCGACCACAGTGGGTAGCGCGTGACGGACAGCGCTTCGACCAGGCGCTGTACGTCCAGTTGCGCAAACTCGGTTGGCAGGTGACGCCGGTGCTGGAAGGGCGTTTGCGCCTGACCGGCCAGCCGCAGGTCACGCTACGGCTGATCGGCATCGAGCCGCTGAGCCTGCTGCCGGGCATGTCGGTTGCAGGAGCCGACACGCAGGGGTTCGATCTGCAAGCGTTCATCGGTTCCCCGGGGCAGGCCTGGATTGGGCCGGACACCCTGCGCCAATTGGATCGGAAGGCTGGCGACCAGCCGCAGACAGCCGATGGGCAGACCGTGCCGCCGCTGACGCTCAGTGCACAGTTGGCCCCCGGGGTGATCGTGGTCGATATCGGCCAGGCTCAGGCTTTGCTCGATGCCCCCGGGCAGCTGTCTGGGTTGATTGGCGGTGCCGACCTGCCATTGCCGGAGGATATCGCTGCCAGGTTGAAGGTGCTGCCTGCCAGCGACGATGGCGACCTGGAGCGGTTGACCGCAAGCTTTCACCTGAACCTCACCGCCTTGGGCCTGCTGGCGTTCGTGGTCGGTTTGTTCATCGCCCACGCGGCCATAGGCCTGGCCCTGGAGCAGCGCCGGGGGGTGATCCGCACGTTGCGTGCTTGTGGCGTCAGCATGCGTACGCTTCTGGCTGCGTTGGCCCTGGAGCTTGGCCTGTTCGCCCTGGCGGGTGGCTTGGCGGGGGTGCTGACGGGTTATCTATTGGCAGCCCTGTTGCTGCCGGACGTCGCCTCGAGCCTGCAAGGCCTATATGGCGCGCGGGTGGCAGGGCAGTTGCAGCTACCGCTATGGTGGTGGCTGGGTGGCCTCGGCGTGGCCATGCTCGGCGCCGTGCTCGCCGGCTGCGATAGTCTATTGCGTGCCGCACGCTTACCACTGCTCGCCCTGGCGCAGCCGCAGGCGTGGCGTTTGGCCCAAGTGCCTTGGTTGAAACGCCAGGCCTTCGCCGGCACTGCGCTGCTGACTGTCGCCTTGGCCTGTGGTTACCTGGGTAACGGCTTGCCCAGCGCCTTCGCCATGCTCGCGGCACTGTTGCTGGCCGCGGCTTTGCTCCTGCCCGGCGTGCTCGCAGCACTGCTCGGTGGCTTGGCCCGCCATTGCCGGCGCCCGTTGGCGCAGTGGTTCGTCGCGGACAGCCGGCAGCAATTGCCCGCGCTGAGCCTGGCGTTGATGGCGTTGTTGCTGGCATTGGCGGCCAGTGTTGGGGTGGGGGGCATGACCGAAGGTTTCCGGCGCACGTTCATCGGCTGGCTGGACCAGCGCCTGGCCGCCGACCTGTACGTCAGCCCACGCGACGGCACCCAGGGCGGGGAAATACAGGCGCAACTGGCATTAGACCCTGCCGTGCGCACCGTGCTGCCCAATTGGCGGGTGGAATGGCGTATTGAACACTGGCCAGTGCAGGTGCAGGGCGTGGTCGACGATGCGTTCTACCGCGAGCATTGGCCGCTGCTGGAACGTGCGCCATTGGCCTGGGAGCAACTGGCATCGGGCCGCGGAGCCATGCTCAGCGAACAACTGGCGCGCCGCCTTGGGGTCTGGCTCGGGGACAGTGTTGCCTTGCCGAGCGAGCCGCCTCGGGCGCTGACCGTGGTCGGCATCTATGCCGATTATGGCAATCCCAAAGGGCATGTTCTGGTCAATGCCAACTGGCTGCGTGGCCATGCGCCTGCCGCTAGCTTGACCGGGCTGAGCGTGCTGGTTCACCCCGGTGAAGTCGAGTCACTCAAGCGCGACTTGCAGCAACGTTTCGCCCTGGACGACAACCAACTGGTAGAGCAGGCAAGCCTGAAAGCCTGGTCGAACCAAATATTCAGCCGCACCTTCGCCGTGACGGCTGCACTGAACAGCCTGACCCTCGGCGTGGCCGGCGTGGCGTTGTTCATCAGCCAACTGACCTTGGGCCAACGCCGCTTGGGCCAGTTGGCACCGCTGTGGGCATTGGGTGTGCCACGCCGTTGGCTGGCCTGGCTGAGCCTGGGCCAAATGCTGTTGCTCAGCGGCTTTACCGTGTTGCTGGCGATTCCCCTGGGCATGCTGCTGGCCTGGTGCCTTGTAGCGGTGGTCAATGTGCAGGCCTTCGGCTGGCGCTTGCCCTGGCATGTGTTTCCCGGCCAGCTAGTGCAACTGGCCGCGCTGGGTCTGTTGACCAGCTTGCTCGCCAGTGCCTGGCCGTTGTGGCAGTTGGCACGGCGTCAGCCAAGCGATTTGTTGCGGCAGTTCAGTGATGAAAGTTAACGCCTGGGCACTGTTGGCATGCGTGCTGTTGGCCGCCTGCGACCCGCCCGCGCCTGCGCCGAAGGGCTATGCCGGCCTCGGCGCCGAGGCGTCGGCGTTCAAGGCGGTAACGGCCAATGTGCCGCTGGTGTTCCCTCGCGATCACGGTGCCCATGATGGCTTTCGCATCGAATGGTGGTACGTCACCGCCAACCTCAAGGATGCCCAGGGTCGAGACTGGGGCGTGCAATGGACGCTGTTCCGCTCGGCCCTGCGCACCGGCCCGGAAACCACGGGGTGGAACAGCCCGAACCTGTGGATGGGCCATGCGGCGCTGACTGGCCCTGGCGGCCATCAGGTCGGCGAGACCCTGGCCAGGGGCGGCATCGGTCAGGCCGGGGCCGAGGCCCAGCCGTTCCACGCCTGGATCAACGATTGGTCGCTGCAGGGCCAGCCGGGTATCGACCAGGTGCGCATGCGCGCCAATGGCCCGGGTTTCAGCTATGACCTGGCCCTGGCCAGCGATCGGCCCCTGGTGCTGCATGGCGACCGGGGCTATAGCGAGAAGTCCGGCAAGGGGCAGGCTTCGTATTACTACAGCCAGCCGTTCTACAGGGTGAATGGCGAAGTGCAGCGCGAAGGGCTGCGTATTCCCGTGACCGGGCAGGCATGGCTTGACCGGGAGTGGAGCAGTCAGCCGCTGGCGGCTGGGCAGAGCGGTTGGGACTGGTTTTCGCTGCATTTGGCCAGCGGCGCCAAACTGATGCTGTTCCAGGTGCGTGAGGACAAGGGCGCGCCATACCGGGCCGGTACCTGGGTCGAGCCGCAGGGGCAGGCGAGGGCATTGCAAGGCAGCGAGGTCGAACTCACCCCCTTGACCTGGACCCGGCAGGACAATGGCAAGCAGGTGCCTACCCGCTGGCGGGTGCAGGTGCCTTCGGTGCGGTTGGATGTGCAGGTTGATGCCATTGAGGCCAAGGCTTGGATGGGGACGCGATTTCCATATTGGGAAGGGCCGGTGCGGGTGAGCGGCGGTGGACAGGGATACCTGGAGATGACGGGGTATTGAGAGAACGCTGGCGGCACTATACATCTCCCGACGTGCATCCCTCCCGAAACACACTCGGACTCACCCCGCACTGCTTGCGAAAGAACCGGCTGAAATAACCCACGTCGACAAACCCCAGCTCATGGGCGATCTCTTTCACGCTGGAGGTCGAATGCCCCAGGGTCCGCTTGGCCTCCAGCACCAGCCGGGCATTGATCACGTTCATCGGGGTCATGCCCAAATGCTCCTGGCACAGCCGCCCCAAGGTGGCCAGCGTCATGCCCAGTTCATTGGCATAGAACCCCAGCGGCAGGTGCTCGCGGTAATGCCGATCCACCAATTCGCGAAAACCAGTCAATTGCTGGCTACGCCGGGACGGATGGCGGGGCGCTTCGCCGGGTGCCGGTTGCTCGTGACGCATTGACTGGATCAGCAGGGCCAGGAGCAGCGACATGCTGCAGGCCACGTGTTCGCGGGCGCGGTTGTGGTATTCCTCGCGCAAGGCACGACACAGGGGCAGCAGCGGGTCTTCTTCGGCGGGCCAATGGGGCAGGGCGATGACCTGGGGCTTGCGGATCTGCGCCAGCAGGCTCGGGGCCAGTACCTGGGCGATGCTCTCCAGCGGCGGTTGTGCCGCGGTGACGACCTGCCCTTCGACCTGGCCGGCCCAGTTGAAGCCATGCACCACCTGTGCAGGCACGTAGACCACGCACGGCGCACGTACCTGCAAGCGTTCGCTGTCGAACAGCACTTCACCGGCACCACTTTGCAGATAGAGCCATTGCAGCAGGCCGTCGTGGCGGTGCGCGGCGATTTCCCAGTTATGCGCGCCGGAGCGTTTGGAAATCTGCTCCACATGCAGCGATTCGTGCCACACCGGCTGCGCGGTCTCACCGTACAGGGCGTAGTTGGGGATCTTGTTCATATCGTTGTAATTGTTCTGGACGCTTGTTGCCCACTCTGCCACAGGCGGGCACGAGCTTCAGCGGGCAGGGGCGAAATTGTCGAGAATGTGGCCGCGCTTGCAGGTTTTGTCCATTCTGCCGGGCGTGCCGGTGGCCATAGGCTGTTCGCCAGATGAAGCGACACTCTGGAGATCGGTATGCATAACAACAACAGTAACTCCCATTGGCTGGGTCTGGATTCAGCTGTCTGCGTGGTCACCGGCGCCGCGGGTGGCATCGGCGCGGCACTGGCCCGCGCCTTGGTCGAGCAGCAGGCCCATGTGGTGTTGCTCGATCGTGATATCGACAAATGCCGGGAGCTGGCAGCTACCTTGGCCGAGCACAGCGTCGGCGAGGTCAGCGCGTTGGCCTGCGACATCGCCGATCCGGCCAGCGTCGAGCAGGCCGCCGCACAGGTGCAGGCCCTCTACGGTCGCTGCGATGTGCTGGTGAATAATGCCAGCGTGCTGCGTCCTGGTTCGCTCGACAGCATCGGCCTGGAACAGTGGAACCAGGTGCTGGCGGTTAACCTCAGCGGTTACTTGCTGTGCGCCCAGGCGTTTGGCCGTGGCATGCTCGAACGCGGCCAGGGCCGTGTCGTGCATGTCGCCTCCATCGCCGCGCACTACCCCCAACCGAACAGTGGTGCCTACAGCGCGGCCAAGGCCGGGGTCAGCATGCTGTCGCGCCAGCTTGCGGTCGAGTGGGGGCCACGTGGGATTCGCAGCAATACGGTATGCCCGGGTCTGATTCGTACACCGCTTTCGGCAGCGTTCTATGCCGACCCGAACATCGAGCGCCAACGCAGCGCCATGACCGCCAATGGACGCATCGGCGAGCCGCAGGATATCGCCGAGGCCGTGTTGTTCCTGGCCAGCCCGCGCGCCGACTACATCAATGGTGCCGAACTCACCGTCGATGGCGGCTTGGAAAGCATGCCCATGGCGCTGATCCCCCGTCCAGGCTTCGAGGGAGTACGCCCATGACTACGCGAACTTGCGATGTATTGGTGATCGGCGCAGGTGCCGGAGGGCTGTCCACCGCAATCACGGCGAAAAAGCACGGCCTGGACGTGATCGTCATCGAGAAGGACGACTGCTTCGGCGGCACCACCGCGTTTTCCGGCGGTGTGCTGTGGGTGCCAGGCAACCCCCTGGGCAATGGCGACACGACCGAGGCGGCACGCACCTATTTGCGCAACGAAACCGGGGCTTGCTACGACGACGCCGGTGTCGAGGCATTCCTGCGCTATGGGCCGCAGATGGTGGAGTTCTTCCAGCGCGAGACCGCCGTAAGCTTCGTGCCCACCCTGTACCCCGATTACCATCCGCAGGTCGAGGGCGGCGTCGATGGGGGGCGCTCGATCCTCGCCGCGCCCTTCGACATCCGCGCCTTGGGCGCCGATATGGCGCGGCTGCGCCCGCCGCTGAAAACCATCACCTTCATCGGCATGATGTTCAACTCGTCGAACGCCGACCTCAAGCACTTCTTCAACGTCACCCGCTCGCTGACGTCGTTCGTTTACGTGGCCAAACGCCTGCTGACCCACCTCAAGGAGCTGGCGCTGTATCGGCGTGGCACCCAGGTCACCAGCGGCAATGCCCTGGCGGCGCGGTTGGTCAAGTCGGCGCAGGACCTGGGTATCCCGATGCTTACCGGTACCCCGGCCAAACAGTTGCTGGAAGACAAAGGCCGTGTGCGCGGTGCGCTGGCCAGTCACGGCGGCCAGGAGTTGCGCATCGAGGCACGGCGGGGCGTGGTGTTGGCCTGTGGCGGGTTTTCCCATGACCTTCAACGCATCCGACAGGCTTACCCGCATCTGCGCCGCGGCGGCGAGCACTTTTCACCCGTGCCGTCGAGCAACACCGGCGATGGTGCGCGCATGGCCGAGGCGCTGGGCGCCAAGGTCGATATCCGCCTGCAGGCCGCAGCCGCATGGATGCCGGTGTCCAAGGTGCCAATGGGCGGTGGACGCGAGGTGGCGTTCCCGCACCTGCTCGATCGCTACAAGCCTGGCGTCATCGGCGTCCTGCGCTCAGGCCGGCGTTTTACCAACGAGTCCGAGTCCTATCACGACGTCGGTGCCGCAATGATCGAGGCCTGTGCCGACAGCAAGGAAACTGCCATGTGGCTGGTCTGCGACCGCCGCACCCTGGCCAAGTACGGGCTCGGCTATGCCAAGCCGGCGCCGATGCCGTTGTCGCCGCTGCTGCGCAATGGTTACCTGCTCAAGGGCGATACCCTGGCGGAACTGGCACGCAATGCCGGCATCGATGCCCAGGGCCTCGAGCAGACTGTGCGTGACTACAACCTCGGCGCTCGCCAAGGCCAGGATCTGCAGTTTGGCCGTGGCTCGACCCGTTTCAACCGCTATCTAGCCGACCCTGCGCAGCAGCCGAACCCCTGCGTGGCACCGATAGGCGAAGGGCCTTACTACGCGGTCAAGGTGGTGATGGGCGACC
Proteins encoded in this window:
- a CDS encoding helix-turn-helix domain-containing protein, with translation MNKIPNYALYGETAQPVWHESLHVEQISKRSGAHNWEIAAHRHDGLLQWLYLQSGAGEVLFDSERLQVRAPCVVYVPAQVVHGFNWAGQVEGQVVTAAQPPLESIAQVLAPSLLAQIRKPQVIALPHWPAEEDPLLPLCRALREEYHNRAREHVACSMSLLLALLIQSMRHEQPAPGEAPRHPSRRSQQLTGFRELVDRHYREHLPLGFYANELGMTLATLGRLCQEHLGMTPMNVINARLVLEAKRTLGHSTSSVKEIAHELGFVDVGYFSRFFRKQCGVSPSVFREGCTSGDV
- a CDS encoding SDR family NAD(P)-dependent oxidoreductase, yielding MHNNNSNSHWLGLDSAVCVVTGAAGGIGAALARALVEQQAHVVLLDRDIDKCRELAATLAEHSVGEVSALACDIADPASVEQAAAQVQALYGRCDVLVNNASVLRPGSLDSIGLEQWNQVLAVNLSGYLLCAQAFGRGMLERGQGRVVHVASIAAHYPQPNSGAYSAAKAGVSMLSRQLAVEWGPRGIRSNTVCPGLIRTPLSAAFYADPNIERQRSAMTANGRIGEPQDIAEAVLFLASPRADYINGAELTVDGGLESMPMALIPRPGFEGVRP
- a CDS encoding FAD-dependent oxidoreductase gives rise to the protein MTTRTCDVLVIGAGAGGLSTAITAKKHGLDVIVIEKDDCFGGTTAFSGGVLWVPGNPLGNGDTTEAARTYLRNETGACYDDAGVEAFLRYGPQMVEFFQRETAVSFVPTLYPDYHPQVEGGVDGGRSILAAPFDIRALGADMARLRPPLKTITFIGMMFNSSNADLKHFFNVTRSLTSFVYVAKRLLTHLKELALYRRGTQVTSGNALAARLVKSAQDLGIPMLTGTPAKQLLEDKGRVRGALASHGGQELRIEARRGVVLACGGFSHDLQRIRQAYPHLRRGGEHFSPVPSSNTGDGARMAEALGAKVDIRLQAAAAWMPVSKVPMGGGREVAFPHLLDRYKPGVIGVLRSGRRFTNESESYHDVGAAMIEACADSKETAMWLVCDRRTLAKYGLGYAKPAPMPLSPLLRNGYLLKGDTLAELARNAGIDAQGLEQTVRDYNLGARQGQDLQFGRGSTRFNRYLADPAQQPNPCVAPIGEGPYYAVKVVMGDLGTFDGLRTSVVGEVLDANQQAIDGLYAVGNDRASIMGGNYPGAGITLGPIMTFGYITGRHLAGVDQGLDSAAQAREVA